Proteins encoded by one window of Actinocorallia herbida:
- a CDS encoding SDR family oxidoreductase, protein MILVTGATGNVGRELVRALDETGARFRVLVRDPARAAALPERAERVVADLSDPATLPPAFAGVDRLFLLTPGIGLDHTRHALAAARSAGVGRVVHLSSANVLGDPMPAMGRWHHEREQAIRASGIPATFLRPGGFMTNAFEWLPTIGEAGYVLDPAGPGRHAPIDPADIADVAALALTRDGDQDREYVLTGGESLTVAEQVGILAAATGRPLSVRPVTTAEEAVASRFPGGAPPALAEAIIEAFHLMRADTTGFRTDTVERLLQREPRTFAAWCTRNADAFRAA, encoded by the coding sequence ATGATACTGGTCACCGGCGCCACCGGAAACGTCGGCCGCGAACTCGTCCGCGCACTGGACGAGACCGGCGCGCGCTTCCGCGTCCTGGTCCGCGACCCGGCCCGCGCCGCCGCCCTGCCGGAACGGGCGGAACGGGTCGTGGCGGACCTGAGCGACCCGGCGACGCTGCCGCCCGCCTTCGCCGGAGTCGACCGGCTGTTCCTGCTCACCCCCGGCATCGGCCTCGACCACACCCGGCACGCCCTCGCCGCCGCCCGGTCCGCCGGGGTGGGCCGCGTCGTGCATCTTTCCTCGGCCAACGTCCTCGGCGACCCCATGCCCGCCATGGGCCGCTGGCACCACGAACGCGAGCAGGCCATCCGGGCCTCCGGCATCCCGGCCACCTTCCTGCGGCCCGGCGGCTTCATGACCAACGCCTTCGAGTGGCTGCCCACCATCGGTGAGGCCGGCTACGTCCTCGACCCGGCCGGACCCGGCCGGCACGCGCCGATCGACCCCGCCGACATCGCCGACGTCGCCGCCCTCGCGCTGACCCGCGACGGCGACCAGGACCGGGAGTACGTCCTCACCGGCGGCGAGTCCCTCACCGTCGCCGAACAGGTCGGGATCCTCGCCGCCGCGACCGGCCGCCCCCTCTCCGTCCGACCGGTGACCACCGCCGAGGAGGCCGTCGCCTCCCGATTCCCCGGAGGGGCCCCTCCGGCGCTGGCCGAAGCCATCATCGAGGCCTTCCACCTCATGCGCGCCGACACCACCGGGTTCCGCACCGACACAGTCGAGCGCCTGCTCCAGCGCGAGCCGCGGACCTTCGCCGCCTGGTGCACCCGCAACGCCGACGCCTTCCGGGCCGCCTGA
- a CDS encoding MarR family winged helix-turn-helix transcriptional regulator yields MPEFLDLHSKTSKAVRAAADAAVRRHGLHLGQDHLLAVLWREDGRTPGEVAAALNVTTPNVVKAATRMTAAGLLTRRRDDRDARLVRLWLTDAGRALQAPVENERRLLEEELTADLTDAERAHLRSALAKIHRSATALLHPSADAEVQGAVEE; encoded by the coding sequence GTGCCGGAGTTCCTTGACCTGCACAGCAAGACGTCCAAAGCGGTGCGCGCGGCGGCCGACGCGGCCGTGCGGCGCCACGGCCTGCACCTGGGGCAGGACCACCTGCTCGCGGTGCTGTGGCGGGAGGACGGCCGCACTCCTGGCGAGGTCGCCGCCGCGCTGAACGTCACCACCCCGAACGTCGTCAAGGCGGCCACCCGGATGACCGCGGCCGGTCTGCTGACGCGCCGCCGCGACGACCGGGACGCCCGCCTGGTCCGGCTGTGGCTCACCGACGCCGGACGGGCCCTCCAGGCGCCCGTCGAGAACGAACGCCGCCTGCTCGAAGAGGAGCTCACCGCCGACCTCACCGACGCCGAACGCGCACACCTGCGCAGCGCCCTGGCGAAGATCCACCGCTCCGCGACCGCCCTGCTGCACCCCTCCGCCGACGCGGAGGTTCAGGGGGCGGTGGAGGAGTAA
- a CDS encoding winged helix-turn-helix transcriptional regulator produces MGASYHQFCPVAKAMELLDERWTMLIVREMLLGSRSFNDLRRGVPRMSPTLLSKRMRQLVRAGLAVKEADGGYALTPAGRELQPVVESVAVWGGRWIGRIGDADLDPRLLMWDLHRRVDHAVVPGGRTVVLFRFPDASPRERDWWLVIADGDADVCDTDPGHDVAVTLTAPLRRMVDLWRGALTWPTALRSESVTLQGPEPLRRALPTWFLLPAYSSTAP; encoded by the coding sequence ATGGGAGCCTCCTACCACCAGTTCTGTCCCGTCGCCAAGGCGATGGAGCTGCTCGACGAACGCTGGACGATGCTCATCGTGCGGGAGATGCTGCTCGGCAGCCGGAGTTTCAACGACCTGCGCAGGGGGGTGCCCCGGATGTCGCCGACGCTGCTCTCGAAGCGGATGCGGCAGCTCGTGCGGGCGGGCCTCGCCGTCAAGGAGGCCGACGGGGGCTACGCGCTCACCCCGGCCGGGCGTGAGCTCCAGCCCGTCGTGGAGTCCGTCGCGGTGTGGGGCGGCAGGTGGATCGGCCGGATCGGGGACGCCGACCTCGACCCGCGGCTGCTCATGTGGGACCTGCACCGCCGGGTCGACCACGCCGTGGTCCCCGGCGGCCGCACCGTCGTGCTGTTCCGCTTCCCCGACGCATCCCCGCGCGAGCGCGACTGGTGGCTCGTCATCGCCGACGGCGACGCCGACGTGTGCGACACCGACCCCGGCCATGACGTCGCCGTCACCCTCACCGCCCCGCTCCGCCGCATGGTCGACCTCTGGCGCGGCGCCCTCACCTGGCCCACCGCCCTCCGCAGCGAATCCGTCACCCTCCAGGGTCCGGAACCGCTCCGCCGCGCCCTCCCCACCTGGTTCCTCCTCCCCGCTTACTCCTCCACCGCCCCCTGA
- a CDS encoding class I SAM-dependent methyltransferase, whose protein sequence is MDTKEIRQDRELKAKHRAMWALGDYPALAEEVIGALGPALVRAAGIGAGDTVLDVAAGSGNAAIAAARTGARVVASDLTPELLEVGRRKAESEGVDLEWREADAEELPFPDDSFDAVLSCVGVMFAPHHAAAAAELLRVCRPGGTIALLNWTPEGFIGQMFAAMRPYAPPPPPGVQPPPLWGDHAHVDGLFGEAVTDLTGVRRTLPVPVFTTPESFRDYFKSHYGPTITTYRAISGDPARTAALDEALADLGRRHLAAGPMEWEYLLLIAHKGKP, encoded by the coding sequence ATGGACACCAAGGAAATCCGCCAAGACAGGGAACTCAAGGCCAAGCACCGGGCGATGTGGGCGCTGGGCGACTACCCGGCGCTCGCCGAGGAGGTCATCGGCGCGCTCGGCCCGGCGCTGGTGCGCGCCGCGGGCATCGGCGCGGGCGACACGGTGCTGGACGTCGCGGCCGGATCGGGCAACGCCGCGATCGCGGCGGCGCGGACCGGGGCGCGGGTCGTCGCGAGCGACCTCACCCCGGAGCTGCTGGAGGTCGGCCGCCGGAAAGCCGAGTCCGAGGGCGTCGACCTGGAGTGGCGGGAGGCCGACGCGGAGGAGCTGCCCTTCCCCGACGACTCCTTCGACGCCGTTCTGTCCTGTGTCGGCGTCATGTTCGCCCCCCACCACGCGGCCGCCGCCGCCGAGCTGCTGCGCGTCTGCCGCCCGGGAGGCACGATCGCCCTGCTCAACTGGACCCCCGAGGGCTTCATCGGCCAGATGTTCGCCGCGATGCGCCCGTACGCGCCGCCGCCCCCGCCCGGCGTCCAGCCGCCGCCCCTGTGGGGCGACCACGCCCACGTCGACGGCCTCTTCGGCGAGGCGGTCACCGACCTCACCGGGGTCCGGCGGACCCTGCCGGTCCCGGTCTTCACGACCCCCGAGTCGTTCCGCGACTACTTCAAGTCGCACTACGGCCCGACCATCACGACCTACCGCGCGATCTCCGGCGACCCGGCCCGCACCGCGGCCCTGGACGAGGCCCTCGCGGACCTGGGCCGCCGCCACCTGGCGGCCGGCCCGATGGAGTGGGAGTACCTCCTCCTCATCGCGCACAAGGGCAAGCCCTGA
- a CDS encoding FecCD family ABC transporter permease has product MNTKAAAPAGQRLLRLAPKVAFPVRPRSLYAGLLLAVLLLLASVATLNLGRLGIALADLPGAVFGGEATGKNAFVLNRLRGPRLATAASVGAALGLSGALFQSVTRNPLGSPDVIGLGAGAGAGAAVTALLLPDVLPVSAGAVLGAALAMVLVYFATGTGFRNPGRLVVAGIGVAAIANALIEYVVYAVERDKASVLKSYVNGSLNASGWDDAATAAVALAICAPIVVALARNLAVVEMGDETAESLGASPGRTKTVAVLASIALSGAAVAAAGPIAFLALCSPQIAKRLTRASGPHLALSALAGALLLILADLASQHLPLFPDLPVGIYTMALGGAYLAYLLLHEWRRGAL; this is encoded by the coding sequence GTGAACACCAAGGCCGCGGCCCCGGCCGGACAGCGCCTGCTCCGGCTCGCCCCGAAGGTCGCCTTCCCCGTCCGGCCGCGGAGCCTGTACGCGGGGCTGCTCCTCGCGGTCCTGCTGCTGCTCGCCTCCGTCGCCACCCTCAACCTCGGACGCCTCGGCATCGCCCTGGCCGACCTGCCCGGCGCCGTCTTCGGCGGGGAGGCGACCGGAAAGAACGCCTTCGTCCTGAACCGGCTGCGCGGCCCTCGCCTGGCGACGGCGGCCTCGGTCGGCGCGGCACTCGGGCTGTCCGGGGCGCTCTTCCAGTCGGTGACCCGCAACCCGCTCGGCTCCCCCGACGTCATCGGCCTCGGCGCGGGCGCGGGGGCGGGGGCGGCGGTGACCGCGCTGCTGCTGCCGGACGTCCTGCCCGTCTCGGCCGGAGCGGTCCTCGGCGCGGCGCTGGCGATGGTCCTCGTGTACTTCGCGACGGGCACGGGGTTCCGCAACCCCGGCAGGCTCGTCGTCGCGGGCATCGGCGTCGCGGCGATAGCGAACGCGCTCATCGAGTACGTCGTCTACGCCGTGGAACGCGACAAGGCGAGCGTGCTCAAGTCCTATGTCAACGGCAGCCTCAACGCCTCGGGCTGGGACGACGCGGCGACCGCGGCCGTCGCCCTCGCGATCTGCGCCCCGATCGTCGTCGCGCTCGCCCGCAACCTGGCCGTCGTCGAGATGGGCGACGAGACCGCCGAGTCCCTCGGCGCCTCCCCCGGCCGCACCAAGACCGTGGCCGTCCTGGCCTCCATCGCCCTCTCCGGCGCGGCGGTGGCCGCCGCGGGCCCCATCGCCTTCCTCGCCCTGTGCAGCCCCCAGATCGCCAAGCGCCTCACCCGGGCCTCCGGCCCCCACCTGGCGCTCTCCGCCCTGGCCGGCGCGCTCCTCCTGATCCTCGCCGACCTGGCCTCCCAGCACCTCCCCCTCTTCCCCGACCTCCCCGTGGGCATCTACACCATGGCCCTGGGGGGCGCCTACCTCGCTTACCTGCTCCTGCACGAATGGCGCCGCGGCGCGCTCTGA
- a CDS encoding FecCD family ABC transporter permease, whose product MATPAKAPARGTGPKGPGAARVASSLIAALALLALALLASVKYGSLPTSFGAVLDVLRGHGDPYLTTVVESRYPRTLLGLLAGASLAVAGCLMQGVTRNPLAEPGMLGITTGASASIVTASAYFGMSGQMATLLWALPGALLAGIVVYVVGTRGGGSGMVRLVLTGAVLSAVLSAFIQAVTLSNPKVFDSYRYWVVGSLGGRGFEVFWTVLPLTAVALAVALLLGGSLNTVALGDDSATALGAKPARIKAIGLLAATALGAAATAAVGPIAFVGLAVPHVVRALVGVDFRLQLGFCALLGPSLLLFADVIGRVVLRPQELMVGVVTAFVGAPALLIAVRRMKGTA is encoded by the coding sequence ATGGCCACACCTGCGAAAGCGCCTGCGCGCGGCACCGGACCGAAGGGTCCCGGCGCCGCGCGTGTGGCGTCGTCCCTCATCGCCGCGCTCGCGCTGCTGGCGCTGGCGCTGCTCGCCAGCGTCAAGTACGGCAGCCTGCCGACCTCGTTCGGCGCCGTCCTCGACGTGCTGCGCGGCCACGGCGACCCCTACCTGACGACGGTCGTGGAGAGCCGCTACCCGCGGACCCTCCTCGGCCTCCTCGCCGGGGCGTCCCTGGCCGTCGCGGGCTGCCTCATGCAGGGCGTCACCCGCAATCCGCTCGCCGAACCCGGGATGCTCGGCATCACCACCGGCGCGTCGGCGAGCATCGTCACCGCCTCCGCCTACTTCGGCATGTCCGGCCAGATGGCGACGCTGCTGTGGGCGCTGCCCGGCGCGCTGCTCGCCGGGATCGTCGTCTACGTCGTCGGCACGCGCGGCGGCGGCAGCGGCATGGTCCGGCTCGTGCTGACCGGGGCGGTCCTGTCCGCGGTGCTCTCGGCGTTCATCCAGGCGGTGACGCTCAGCAACCCGAAGGTCTTCGACAGCTACCGGTACTGGGTCGTCGGATCCCTCGGCGGGCGCGGCTTCGAGGTCTTCTGGACGGTGCTCCCGCTCACCGCGGTCGCCCTCGCCGTCGCGCTGCTGCTCGGCGGGTCGCTCAACACCGTCGCGCTCGGCGACGACTCGGCGACCGCGCTCGGCGCCAAGCCCGCGCGGATCAAGGCCATCGGGCTGCTCGCCGCGACCGCGCTCGGCGCCGCCGCGACCGCCGCCGTCGGGCCCATCGCCTTCGTCGGGCTCGCCGTCCCGCACGTCGTGCGCGCGCTCGTCGGCGTCGACTTCCGGCTCCAGCTCGGGTTCTGCGCGCTGCTCGGCCCGTCGCTGCTGCTGTTCGCCGACGTGATCGGCCGGGTCGTGCTGCGCCCGCAGGAACTCATGGTCGGCGTCGTCACCGCGTTCGTCGGCGCGCCCGCGCTGCTGATCGCCGTCCGCAGGATGAAGGGGACCGCGTGA
- a CDS encoding iron-siderophore ABC transporter substrate-binding protein yields MLTLRSLRRPAVVAAATASLALLLGACGSGENDTTDAAATPAAAAFPVTITSSLGDAVITEEPERIVTLGQGAAETAIALGHIPVGVEDYEWGSDDTGYLPWVHEAITAKGAELPKEFTGGEELDIEAIVELDPDVILAPWSGVTQEQFDLLSDIAPVVAYPGQAWTTPWQDEINIVAKALGLPDKGADLIADIKKQLSDAAATRPDYANHTFSYIYNTGPGTLGVFFPTEQRAEMVAALGLKPDPIVDTFEEVEGTDSALIGLEGAADKLKDTDVVFTFYSDAKNRKEIEAQPLYKAIPAIADGAIVAPTEQPFVTASSMINPLTVPWAIERFLPLIDEAVAKAK; encoded by the coding sequence ATGCTCACCCTCCGTTCCCTGCGCCGCCCCGCCGTCGTGGCCGCGGCCACCGCGTCCCTCGCGCTCCTCCTGGGCGCCTGCGGCTCCGGCGAGAACGACACGACCGACGCCGCGGCGACCCCGGCCGCCGCCGCGTTCCCCGTCACCATCACCAGCTCCCTCGGCGACGCCGTCATCACCGAGGAGCCGGAGCGCATCGTGACGCTCGGCCAGGGCGCCGCGGAGACCGCCATCGCGCTCGGCCACATCCCGGTCGGCGTCGAGGACTACGAGTGGGGCAGCGACGACACCGGCTACCTGCCGTGGGTGCACGAGGCCATCACCGCCAAGGGCGCCGAGCTGCCCAAGGAGTTCACCGGCGGCGAGGAGCTCGACATCGAGGCCATCGTCGAGCTCGACCCCGACGTCATCCTCGCCCCGTGGTCCGGCGTCACCCAGGAGCAGTTCGACCTGCTGAGCGACATCGCCCCCGTCGTCGCCTACCCGGGCCAGGCGTGGACCACGCCGTGGCAGGACGAGATCAACATCGTCGCCAAGGCGCTCGGCCTGCCCGACAAGGGCGCGGACCTCATCGCCGACATCAAGAAGCAGCTGTCGGACGCCGCGGCGACCCGCCCGGACTACGCGAACCACACGTTCTCCTACATCTACAACACCGGCCCGGGCACCCTCGGCGTCTTCTTCCCGACCGAGCAGCGCGCCGAGATGGTCGCCGCGCTCGGCCTGAAGCCGGACCCGATCGTCGACACCTTCGAGGAGGTCGAAGGCACCGACTCCGCGCTGATCGGCCTCGAGGGCGCCGCCGACAAGCTCAAGGACACCGACGTCGTCTTCACGTTCTACAGCGACGCGAAGAACCGCAAGGAGATCGAGGCCCAGCCGCTGTACAAGGCGATCCCGGCCATCGCCGACGGCGCGATCGTGGCCCCGACCGAGCAGCCGTTCGTCACCGCCTCCTCGATGATCAACCCGCTGACCGTGCCGTGGGCGATCGAGCGGTTCCTGCCGCTGATCGACGAGGCAGTGGCCAAGGCCAAGTAG
- a CDS encoding SDR family oxidoreductase, translating to MIGVTGATGNIGGRAARLLADAGHPVRLLVRDASRAPDLPGAEVAGGCDYADAKALAEAFAGLSTVFLVSAKEAANRVEQHKNAVDAAREAGVRHLVYLSFLSAAPDATFTFARDHHATEQYIKSSGLDFTFLRPSLYLEALAAFPIDGVIKGPAGQGRCAFVAQDDVAAVAAAILPQADVHRGRRYDVTGPEALSMERAARLLGVVYLDETLEDAYASRDVYGAPAWEVEGWVTSYQAIATGEMSVVSRTVERATGRPATSLAKWLAQR from the coding sequence ATGATCGGTGTGACGGGCGCGACCGGGAACATCGGCGGGCGCGCCGCGCGGCTGCTGGCCGACGCGGGCCACCCCGTGCGGCTGCTCGTGCGGGACGCCTCGCGCGCGCCGGACCTGCCCGGCGCCGAGGTCGCCGGGGGCTGTGACTACGCCGACGCCAAGGCCCTGGCCGAAGCCTTCGCCGGGCTCTCCACGGTGTTCCTGGTCTCGGCCAAGGAGGCCGCGAACCGGGTGGAGCAGCACAAGAACGCGGTGGACGCCGCGCGTGAGGCGGGGGTGCGCCACCTCGTCTACCTGTCGTTCCTGTCGGCCGCGCCCGACGCCACCTTCACGTTCGCGCGCGACCACCACGCGACCGAGCAGTACATCAAGTCCTCCGGCCTGGACTTCACGTTCCTGCGCCCGAGCCTGTATCTGGAGGCGCTCGCGGCCTTCCCGATCGACGGCGTCATCAAGGGCCCGGCCGGGCAGGGGCGCTGCGCGTTCGTCGCGCAGGACGACGTGGCCGCGGTCGCCGCGGCGATCCTGCCGCAGGCCGACGTGCACCGGGGCCGCCGCTATGACGTGACGGGCCCGGAGGCCCTGTCGATGGAGCGCGCCGCCCGGCTGCTCGGCGTCGTCTACCTCGACGAGACCCTTGAGGACGCGTACGCCTCGCGTGACGTCTACGGCGCTCCCGCGTGGGAGGTCGAGGGCTGGGTGACGTCGTACCAGGCGATCGCGACGGGCGAGATGTCCGTGGTGAGCCGAACGGTCGAGCGGGCCACCGGACGTCCGGCGACGAGCCTCGCGAAGTGGCTCGCCCAGCGCTGA
- a CDS encoding DUF3037 domain-containing protein — protein sequence MNPYEYSVLRFIPDLVRGECLNVGVVVYCQKSDYLGVRFTFDEARLASFAPAVPLPELRRALDGISAHCTGDEHASGESLGKRFRWLTAPRSTIVQPGPVHPGMTVDPDGTLDHLFERLVRS from the coding sequence GTGAACCCGTACGAGTACTCGGTCCTGCGCTTCATCCCCGACCTCGTCCGGGGCGAATGCCTCAACGTGGGGGTGGTCGTCTACTGTCAGAAGAGTGACTACCTCGGCGTCAGGTTCACCTTCGACGAGGCGCGGCTCGCGTCGTTCGCGCCCGCGGTCCCGCTCCCGGAGCTGCGCCGCGCCCTCGACGGCATCAGCGCGCACTGCACCGGTGACGAGCACGCGTCGGGCGAATCCCTCGGCAAGCGCTTCCGCTGGCTCACCGCGCCGCGCAGCACCATCGTCCAGCCCGGTCCGGTCCATCCCGGCATGACGGTCGATCCGGACGGCACGCTCGACCATCTCTTCGAAAGGCTGGTCCGGTCATGA
- a CDS encoding HipA family kinase encodes MLPIVQATRYVLPLREGGSLPGLVEAADLGTYVAKFTGAGQGRKALNAEIIAGELARRLGFDVPDLVILEFDPVMAKHEPDEEVQDLLDASPGWNLGVDFLPGSLGYDPLAWTPGAEFASRVLWFDAFIGNVDRSWRNPNMLVWHGDVWLIDHGASLYFHHAWKSADKLLKRPYDVDDHVFKPWASDVKGAEAVLLPKITEELLREVVGLIPERWLAGEPGFDDAEAVREAYVRHLLARAADPRAWLP; translated from the coding sequence GTGTTGCCGATAGTCCAAGCCACCCGGTACGTCCTGCCGCTCCGTGAGGGCGGCTCCCTACCAGGGCTCGTCGAAGCCGCCGATCTGGGCACCTATGTCGCGAAGTTCACCGGCGCGGGACAGGGCCGCAAGGCCCTGAACGCCGAGATCATCGCCGGTGAGCTCGCCCGCCGCCTCGGCTTCGACGTGCCCGACCTGGTCATCCTGGAGTTCGATCCGGTGATGGCCAAGCACGAGCCGGACGAGGAGGTCCAGGACCTCCTGGACGCCTCTCCCGGCTGGAACCTCGGCGTGGACTTCCTGCCGGGCTCCCTCGGGTACGACCCGCTCGCGTGGACCCCGGGCGCCGAGTTCGCGAGCCGCGTCCTGTGGTTCGACGCCTTCATCGGCAATGTCGACCGGAGCTGGCGCAACCCGAACATGCTGGTCTGGCACGGCGACGTCTGGCTCATCGACCACGGCGCGAGCCTGTACTTCCATCACGCGTGGAAGTCCGCCGACAAGCTCCTCAAGCGGCCCTACGACGTGGACGACCACGTCTTCAAGCCGTGGGCGTCCGACGTCAAGGGCGCCGAGGCCGTGCTGCTGCCGAAGATCACCGAGGAGCTGCTGCGCGAGGTCGTCGGGCTGATCCCCGAGCGCTGGCTCGCGGGGGAACCCGGATTCGACGACGCCGAAGCCGTCCGGGAGGCCTACGTCCGCCACCTGCTCGCCCGTGCCGCCGACCCGAGAGCGTGGCTGCCGTGA
- a CDS encoding RNA-guided endonuclease InsQ/TnpB family protein encodes MRSAFKCRAYPDPEQEAVLNRTFGCVRLVWNQTLAERHARYHGEGKTTSYRETDAALTVLKKTAEFAFLNEVSSVPLQQTLRHQHVAFQSFFAGRARYPRFKSRHGRQSAHYTRSAFRMRDGELWLAKTGSPLRVAWSWPHLDLAALNPTMVVVSREPDDRWFVTFAVDMDDPAPLPETGQAVGVDLGLKDFAVTSDGEHIAHPRHMDRHERRLKRYQRMMARKKKGSANRAKARRKVARQHSRVADARRDFLHKVSTDLIRRFDVIAVEDLNVAGMVKNRSLARSISQTGWGEFRAMLEHKALLAGRRFVVIDRWYPSSKTCSGCGHLLSRLDLSTRHWQCPSCGARHDRDHNAAKNIRAAGLAVLACGADVRPAGTSPGQTATKQEPRPAREGIPAL; translated from the coding sequence GTGAGATCGGCGTTCAAGTGCCGGGCGTACCCGGACCCCGAACAGGAAGCGGTGCTGAACCGCACGTTCGGGTGTGTCCGCCTTGTGTGGAACCAGACTCTTGCTGAGCGGCACGCCCGTTACCACGGCGAGGGCAAGACGACCTCCTACAGGGAGACCGACGCGGCCCTCACGGTATTGAAGAAGACAGCCGAATTCGCGTTCCTGAACGAGGTGTCGTCGGTGCCTTTGCAGCAGACGCTGCGGCATCAGCACGTCGCGTTCCAGAGTTTCTTCGCGGGGCGTGCTCGCTACCCGCGTTTCAAGTCGCGGCACGGCCGTCAGTCCGCGCACTACACCCGGTCGGCGTTCCGGATGCGGGACGGTGAACTGTGGCTGGCCAAGACCGGCAGCCCGCTTCGTGTCGCGTGGTCCTGGCCCCACCTGGATCTGGCTGCGTTGAACCCGACCATGGTGGTCGTGTCCCGGGAGCCGGACGACCGCTGGTTCGTGACGTTCGCCGTCGACATGGACGACCCCGCCCCTCTGCCCGAGACCGGGCAGGCGGTCGGCGTCGACCTTGGGTTGAAGGACTTCGCAGTCACCAGCGACGGCGAGCACATCGCCCACCCCCGCCACATGGACCGGCACGAACGGCGGCTGAAGCGCTACCAGCGGATGATGGCCCGTAAGAAGAAGGGGTCGGCGAACCGGGCCAAGGCCCGCCGCAAGGTCGCCCGCCAGCACTCCCGCGTCGCCGACGCACGCCGGGACTTTCTCCACAAGGTCAGCACCGATCTGATCCGCCGCTTCGACGTGATCGCGGTCGAGGACCTGAACGTGGCGGGCATGGTCAAGAACCGGAGTCTGGCCCGCTCGATCTCCCAGACGGGCTGGGGCGAGTTCCGGGCCATGCTTGAACACAAGGCGCTCTTGGCGGGACGCCGGTTCGTGGTGATCGACCGGTGGTATCCGTCCAGCAAGACGTGCTCGGGTTGCGGGCACCTGCTGTCCCGTCTCGACTTGAGCACTCGCCACTGGCAGTGCCCTTCCTGCGGTGCCCGGCATGACCGGGACCACAACGCCGCCAAGAACATCAGAGCGGCCGGGCTGGCCGTGCTCGCCTGTGGAGCGGACGTGAGACCGGCGGGGACATCCCCGGGGCAGACCGCGACGAAGCAGGAACCCCGACCCGCGAGGGAAGGAATCCCCGCCCTTTAG
- a CDS encoding TIGR03619 family F420-dependent LLM class oxidoreductase: MRFWLGSSFADADEYVPLAQAADRLGYDTVTVSDHIFYADYEARYPYSKTGAPPYAPETHWPDVWVTIGAMSAVTERVKFAPNVYIPVARDFFTVAKAVSTAAYLSNERVRFAAGVGWCKDEFLQTGQDFHTRGRRFDEMIPALREVWRGGEVEHHGEFFDFGPLRIAPVPRAPVPVYIGGESDVALRRAARIGDGWIGNRVYREDDLETLLVRLEGFLAEQGRSLDGFDVVAPIGAMPSAELYRKWRDRGVASTLAAPWWTATPQEREKFGDGLELKIATMERFAEEVIAKV; encoded by the coding sequence ATGCGCTTCTGGCTCGGTTCGTCGTTCGCCGACGCCGACGAGTACGTGCCGCTGGCCCAGGCGGCCGACCGCCTGGGCTACGACACCGTCACCGTCTCCGACCACATCTTCTACGCCGACTACGAGGCGAGGTACCCGTACTCCAAGACGGGCGCCCCGCCTTACGCGCCGGAGACGCACTGGCCGGACGTGTGGGTGACGATCGGCGCGATGTCGGCGGTCACCGAGCGGGTGAAGTTCGCCCCGAACGTCTACATCCCCGTGGCGCGGGACTTCTTCACCGTCGCCAAGGCGGTCTCCACCGCGGCGTACCTCTCGAACGAGCGGGTGCGCTTCGCGGCGGGCGTCGGCTGGTGCAAGGACGAGTTCCTCCAGACCGGGCAGGACTTCCACACCCGGGGCCGGAGGTTCGACGAGATGATCCCCGCGCTGCGGGAGGTGTGGCGCGGGGGCGAGGTCGAGCACCACGGCGAGTTCTTCGACTTCGGCCCGCTGCGGATCGCACCGGTGCCGCGCGCGCCCGTCCCGGTCTACATCGGCGGGGAGAGCGACGTCGCGCTGCGCCGGGCGGCCCGGATCGGGGACGGCTGGATCGGCAACCGGGTCTACCGGGAGGACGATCTGGAGACGCTCCTCGTGCGCCTTGAGGGCTTTCTCGCCGAGCAGGGCCGCTCCCTCGACGGCTTCGACGTGGTCGCGCCGATCGGCGCGATGCCCTCGGCGGAGCTGTACCGCAAGTGGCGCGACCGAGGCGTCGCCTCCACCCTGGCCGCCCCCTGGTGGACGGCCACGCCGCAGGAGCGGGAGAAGTTCGGCGACGGCCTCGAACTCAAGATCGCGACCATGGAGCGGTTCGCCGAAGAAGTGATCGCCAAGGTGTGA